One window from the genome of Salvia miltiorrhiza cultivar Shanhuang (shh) chromosome 7, IMPLAD_Smil_shh, whole genome shotgun sequence encodes:
- the LOC130994874 gene encoding uncharacterized protein LOC130994874 has translation MLRPKLASRKPPPPRRFCTDGSVSDPHSDILSRDSMKIRSRAYYSRRGKKGMPTNIESLPKELLFEILLRLPADHLYERARLVCRWWCHIIHSHAFINAQMHGATYGLLSPLDDNTLPLYVTATADGGIHTSELTYLSEMEVLATCNGLVLGLEDEGHHFRRLVIVNPATKQSFHLPPLPTGVAYDLQYGFAYSAASLAYKVIRQASVRHYEPHAQEDYGLDVLTVGVDESWRQVEVHHLPDHVRRRLLAKTPLTSEGFLHWGWGKCCATMDVETEIITLSEAPYQYKERDYYYLSTGWCVSLLVACGDLSWEVWEMKAGTGEWRKALPNVDLRAEKCRIQQLAPEDDAVLEPLGWVKYPHVLAFYFDEYYYSRQWEHCIFYNLETHQLHSIELPRPYVIASCFMAFSHKNTLIWLC, from the exons ATGCTTCGTCCGAAACTAGCCTCCCGCAAGCCGCCACCTCCACGGCGTTTCTGCACCGACGGCAGCGTTTCGGATCCCCATTCCGACATTCTTAGTAGAGATTCG ATGAAAATTAGAAGTCGGGCTTATTATTCCCGGAGGGGTAAAAAGGGGATGCCAACAAACATAGAGTCCCTCCCCAAAGAGCTATTGTTCGAAATCCTCCTCCGTTTGCCGGCTGATCATCTCTACGAGAGAGCGAGGCTCGTGTGCCGGTGGTGGTGCCACATTATCCATTCTCATGCCTTCATCAACGCGCAGATGCACGGTGCTACCTATGGACTCCTATCACCCCTAGATGATAATACTCTGCCACTTTATGTAACAGCCACCGCAGACGGGGGAATCCACACATCTGAGCTAACTTACCTCTCCGAAATGGAAGTTCTTGCTACCTGCAATGGTTTGGTGCTGGGGTTGGAAGACGAAGGTCACCACTTCCGTCGTCTTGTGATTGTGAATCCTGCAACGAAGCAGTCATTCCACCTCCCACCATTGCCTACAGGCGTAGCCTATGACCTCCAGTATGGTTTTGCATACTCTGCAGCTTCCTTGGCGTATAAAGTGATTCGACAAGCTTCTGTTCGCCACTATGAACCACACGCACAAGAGGATTACGGTCTCGACGTGCTCACTGTTGGAGTTGATGAATCCTGGAGGCAAGTCGAGGTTCACCACCTTCCCGACCATGTCAGGCGACGTCTCCTTGCCAAGACTCCGTTGACTAGTGAAGGTTTCTTGCACTGGGGATGGGGGAAGTGCTGCGCGACGATGGATGTGGAGACGGAGATCATTACGCTGAGTGAAGCCCCTTATCAGTACAAAGAACGCGACTATTATTATCTGTCGACTGGGTGGTGTGTGTCGCTCCTGGTTGCGTGTGGGGATCTGTCGTGGGAGGTTTGGGAGATGAAGGCAGGGACGGGCGAGTGGAGGAAGGCGCTGCCCAACGTCGATTTGAGAGCTGAGAAATGCAGGATTCAACAGTTAGCTCCTGAAGATGATGCAGTTCTTGAGCCACTTGGTTGGGTTAAATATCCACATGTTTTGGCCTTCTATTTTGACGAATATTATTATTCGAGACAATGGGAGCATTGCATTTTCTACAATCTTGAAACGCATCAACTCCACTCCATAGAGCTACCACGACCATATGTTATAGCTAGCTGTTTTATGGCTTTTTCGCATAAGAATACTCTGATATGGCTCTGTTAA